In Pyrus communis chromosome 8, drPyrComm1.1, whole genome shotgun sequence, one genomic interval encodes:
- the LOC137743531 gene encoding two-pore potassium channel 1-like isoform X1, with protein sequence MASNEVRSLVSGLIDPLSQTNKRNALKGRRIRRCRSAPLSEYIRLEAGFASGPRTESFCGNIHPNFLFVAAFLTVYLGIGTLCFYLVRHQLKGEKTNGFLDAVYFCVVTMTTVGYGDLVPNSVLSKLLACAFVFSGMALVGMILSKAADYLVEKQELLLVKALHLSKKVGHFEILEDIETNSLRYKCIVVFIFLLLLIIGGTIFLATVEELSLVDAFYCVCCTITTLGYGDKSFSTQAGRVFAVFWILTGTICLAQFYLYIADLNAQSRQRALVKLILTSRMTNVDLEAADLDDDGSVRAAEFVIYKLKEMGKISQEDIRLVMEEFEDLDVDQSGTLSTSDVMLSQ encoded by the exons ATGGCCTCGAATGAGGTTAGATCCTTGGTTTCAGGACTAATAGATCCTTTGTCtcaaacaaataaaaggaaTGCTCTGAAGGGTAGAAGAATTCGCCGTTGTAGAAGTGCTCCTCTTTCAGAGTATATAAGGTTAGAGGCAGGCTTTGCCTCAGGTCCACGTACTGAATCCTTTTGTGGAAATATACACCCGAACTTTCTCTTTGTAGCTGCATTCTTGACTGTCTACTTAGGCATAGGAACTTTATGTTTCTACCTCGTCAGGCACCAGCTCAAGGGAGAGAAGACAAATGGATTTCTTGATGCTGTTTATTTCTGTGTTGTGACAATGACCACTGTCGGATACGGAGACCTTGTGCCAAACAGTGTTCTTTCAAAACTACTGGCTTGTGCTTTCGTCTTTTCAGGAATGGCTCTTGTTGGGATGATCTTGAGCAAAGCAGCTGACTATTTGGTAGAGAAGCAGGAATTATTGCTTGTTAAAGCCTTGCATTTGAGTAAAAAAGTTGGGCATTTTGAAATTCTTGAAGATATCGAGACTAACAGTCTGAGGTACAAATGTATTGTGGTCTTCATCTTTCTTTTGCTGCTCATAATTGGTGGCACAATCTTCCTAGCTACTGTTGAGGAATTGAGCCTTGTGGATGCATTCTATTGCGTTTGTTGTACCATAACAACTCTGGGTTATGGAGATAAGAGCTTTTCTACTCAAGCAGGGCGTGTTTTTGCAGTATTCTGGATATTGACAGGTACCATTTGTTTAGCTCAGTTTTACCTCTACATTGCCGACCTAAATGCCCAGAGCAGACAACGGGCGTTAGTAAAGTTGATTCTTACTAGTAGGATGACCAATGTAGATTTGGAGGCAGCTGATCTTGACGATGATGGCTCTGTTCG GGCTGCTGAATTTGTCATATACAAGCTCAAAGAGATGGGGAAGATTAGCCAGGAAGATATTAGACTTGTAATGGAGGAGTTTGAAGATCTTGATGTTGATCAGTCAGGAACGTTGTCAACATCAGATGTAATGCTTTCGCAATAA
- the LOC137743531 gene encoding two-pore potassium channel 1-like isoform X2: MASNEVRSLVSGLIDPLSQTNKRNALKGRRIRRCRSAPLSEYIRLEAGFASGPRTESFCGNIHPNFLFVAAFLTVYLGIGTLCFYLVRHQLKGEKTNGFLDAVYFCVVTMTTVGYGDLVPNSVLSKLLACAFVFSGMALVGMILSKAADYLVEKQELLLVKALHLSKKVGHFEILEDIETNSLRYKCIVVFIFLLLLIIGGTIFLATVEELSLVDAFYCVCCTITTLGYGDKSFSTQAGRVFAVFWILTDLEAADLDDDGSVRAAEFVIYKLKEMGKISQEDIRLVMEEFEDLDVDQSGTLSTSDVMLSQ, translated from the exons ATGGCCTCGAATGAGGTTAGATCCTTGGTTTCAGGACTAATAGATCCTTTGTCtcaaacaaataaaaggaaTGCTCTGAAGGGTAGAAGAATTCGCCGTTGTAGAAGTGCTCCTCTTTCAGAGTATATAAGGTTAGAGGCAGGCTTTGCCTCAGGTCCACGTACTGAATCCTTTTGTGGAAATATACACCCGAACTTTCTCTTTGTAGCTGCATTCTTGACTGTCTACTTAGGCATAGGAACTTTATGTTTCTACCTCGTCAGGCACCAGCTCAAGGGAGAGAAGACAAATGGATTTCTTGATGCTGTTTATTTCTGTGTTGTGACAATGACCACTGTCGGATACGGAGACCTTGTGCCAAACAGTGTTCTTTCAAAACTACTGGCTTGTGCTTTCGTCTTTTCAGGAATGGCTCTTGTTGGGATGATCTTGAGCAAAGCAGCTGACTATTTGGTAGAGAAGCAGGAATTATTGCTTGTTAAAGCCTTGCATTTGAGTAAAAAAGTTGGGCATTTTGAAATTCTTGAAGATATCGAGACTAACAGTCTGAGGTACAAATGTATTGTGGTCTTCATCTTTCTTTTGCTGCTCATAATTGGTGGCACAATCTTCCTAGCTACTGTTGAGGAATTGAGCCTTGTGGATGCATTCTATTGCGTTTGTTGTACCATAACAACTCTGGGTTATGGAGATAAGAGCTTTTCTACTCAAGCAGGGCGTGTTTTTGCAGTATTCTGGATATTGACAG ATTTGGAGGCAGCTGATCTTGACGATGATGGCTCTGTTCG GGCTGCTGAATTTGTCATATACAAGCTCAAAGAGATGGGGAAGATTAGCCAGGAAGATATTAGACTTGTAATGGAGGAGTTTGAAGATCTTGATGTTGATCAGTCAGGAACGTTGTCAACATCAGATGTAATGCTTTCGCAATAA
- the LOC137741722 gene encoding DEK domain-containing chromatin-associated protein 4-like, which yields MGEEDTVANDTEIVANGTSQLGKTSKDATLKKGDEKVEVKEIDVYKKGDEKDEAEKKNEGQETDGSKDEKVKEKAEEPKVGEIKEEIGPNEVKKDDENALVENGSKGEKVKETEEPKVEEKEEETAPNEKVETEEKKQIEVEEEKVDGLQVEEEKEKVKVEDKEEDKEEEKEEDKEEEKEEEMEEEKEEEAKMEKGSRKRGKGKSAEKTKEKKRKVAEKKEPEQRTPAIDRPVRERKSVERLVATIEKDNAREFHIEKGRGTPLKDIPNVAFKLSRRKIDDNLKLLHTILFGRRGKALEVKSNISRFSGFVWRGNEDKQNTKVKEKLDKCNKEKLLDFCDLLNVSVSKATTRKEDIVAKLIEFLVAPHATSDVLLAEKETPTKGKKRKRATKGSPSTSGGTSSKRSAKSRRKNDDDSKLEDKSTPDTEDESVEDVKEEEENDEDENENGIPEKSEDVMPEHSESEEKHDSSDDTDKEVIKRKPRSKSLSSRKKESSGKARTKKSPVSAKSTPPPSKRQKKSSLKRTPVDDDSDTSPKVSSRKKKNVKVSKASTPKKSASKEKTGKKVAKGKDKTKEEKLRPTDDNLRDAICQILKEVDFNTATFTDILKQLAGQFDADLSLRKSAIKLMIQEELTKLADEADEEDEEEGDAEKDETQTAKEGEVEA from the exons ATGGGTGAAGAAGACACGGTGGCCAATGACACTGAAATAGTGGCAAATGGGACTAGCCAGTTAGGGAAAACCAGCAAAGATGCGACTTTGAAAAAAGGGGACGAAAAGGTTGAGGTAAAAGAAATAGATGTATATAAGAAAGGTGATGAGAAAGATGAAGCAGAGAAAAAGAATGAAGGCCAAGAGACCGATGGAAGCAAAGATgaaaaagtgaaagaaaaagCAGAGGAACCCAAGGTTGGGGAAATAAAAGAGGAAATTGGTCCAAATGAAGTTAAGAAAGATGATGAGAATGCTCTAGTTGAGAATGGAAGCAAAGGTGAAAAGGTGAAAGAAACAGAGGAACCCAAAGttgaggaaaaagaagaagaaactgcTCCAAATGAAAAGGTGGAGACTGAAGAAAAGAAGCAAATTGAAGTGGAAGAAGAGAAGGTGGATGGGCTTCAGGTGgaggaagagaaggaaaaagtGAAGGTAGAAGACAaggaagaagataaggaagaagagaaggaagaggataaggaagaagagaaggaagaagagatggaagaagagaaagaagaagaagctaaGATGGAGAAAGGGTCGAGGAAGCGTGGAAAAGGAAAAAGTGCGGAGAAaaccaaagagaagaaaaggaaagttgcAGAAAAGAAGGAGCCAGAGCAAAGGACTCCCGCTATTGATCGCCCTGTTCGTGAGCGGAAATCAGTTGAAAGGCTGGTGGCAACTATTGAAAAGGATAATGCCAGGGAATTCCATATAGAGAAg GGACGCGGTACACCATTGAAAGACATACCTAATG TGGCTTTCAAGTTGTCAAGAAGGAAAATCGATGATAACTTAAAGCTACTTCATACCATTCTTTTTGGAAGGAGAGGAAAG GCACTTGAGGTCAAGAGTAATATATCCAGGTTCTCTGGATTTGTGTGGCGTGGAAATGAG GACAAGCAAAATactaaagtaaaagaaaaacttgacaAGTGCAATAAAGAGAAGTTATTGGACTTCTGTGATCTGCTCAATGTATCAGTTTCCAAAGCTACTACTAGGAAG GAGGATATAGTTGCAAAGCTTATCGAGTTTTTGGTGGCTCCTCATGCTACAAGTGATGTCCTCCTCGCAGAAAAAGAGACG CCAACTAAGGGCAAAAAGCGCAAGAGGGCAACCAAAGGAAGTCCTTCAACCTCTGGGGGCACAAGTTCAAAGCGCTCGGCAAAG AGTCGTAGAAAGAATGATGATGATTCAAAATTGGAGGACAAGAGTACACCAGATACAGAAGATGAGTCGGTGGAAGAtgtaaaagaagaagaagaaaatgatgaagaCGAAAATGAAAATGGCATTCCAGAGAAGTCAGAGGATGTGATGCCTGAGCATTCAGAAAGTGAGGAGAAACATGATTCTTCCGATGATACTGACAAAGAAGTGATAAAAAGGAAGCCACGGTCAAAATCATTGTCATCCAGAAAGAAGGAATCTTCTGGAAAAGCTAGAACAAAAAAATCTCCAGTTTCTGCTAAGTCTACTCCACCACCTAGTAAAAGACAAAAGAAGTCATCATTAAAACGCACTCCAGTTGATGATGACAGTGATACGAGTCCAAAGGTATcctcaaggaagaagaaaaatgtgaaAGTGTCCAAAGcatcaactccaaaaaaatcTGCCTCAAAGGAAAAAACTG GGAAAAAAGTTGCTAAAGGTAAGGACAAGACCAAGGAAGAAAAATTGAGGCCAACTGATGACAATTTGAGAGATGCAATATGTCAAATTCTTAAAGAAGTTGACTTCAATACG GCTACTTTCACGGACATTCTGAAGCAACTTG CCGGGCAATTTGATGCAGATCTCAGCCTGAGAAAGTCAGCCATAAAGCTCATGATCCAGGAAGAGCTTACTAAATTGGCTGATGAGGCagatgaagaagacgaagaagaagggGATGCAGAGAAAGACGAAACCCAGACTGCTAAGGAAGGGGAGGTCGAAGCCTGA